From the genome of Cryptococcus neoformans var. neoformans B-3501A chromosome 1, whole genome shotgun sequence, one region includes:
- a CDS encoding 60S ribosomal protein L31 (Match to ESTs gb|CF192270.1|CF192270, gb|CF185915.1|CF185915, gb|CF192271.1|CF192271; HMMPfam hit to Ribosomal_L31e, Ribosomal protein L31e, score: 188.8, E(): 1.1e-53) → MVATKERKTRTPRSALHDVVTREYTIHLHKRVHDLSFKKKAPKAIKEIVKFAQKSMGVNDVRVSPGLNQAVWARGVRSPPRRIRVRLERKRNDDEGAKEKLYVVASVVEGVTSFKGLQTVVVENDE, encoded by the exons ATG GTTGCTACCAAGGAACGAAAG ACCCGAACTCCCCGATCCGCCCTTCACGACGTCGTCACCAGGGAGTAcaccatccatctccacaaGCGAGTGCACGACCTCTCCTTCAAGAAGA AGGCCCCCAAGGCCATTAAGGAGATCGTCAAGTTCGCCCAAAAGTCTATGGGCGTTAACGATGTCCGTGTCTCCCCCGGTCTTAACCAGGCCGTTTGGGCCCGAGGTGTCCGATCTCCTCCCCGTAGGATCAGGGTCAGGCtcgagaggaagaggaacgaCGACGAGGGTGCCAAGGAGAAGTTGTACGTTGTCGCTAGCGTTGTTGAGGGTGTCACCAGCTTCAAG GGTCTTCAAAccgttgttgttgagaaCGATGAGTAA
- a CDS encoding hypothetical protein (Match to ESTs gb|CF186445.1|CF186445, gb|CF186195.1|CF186195; HMMPfam hit to TIP49, TIP49 C-terminus, score: 697.9, E(): 5.9e-207), with protein MAANISLQPTSMRDVTKMERIGVHSHIHGLGLDSNLEPRASSQGMIGQGKARKAAGVILKMVQEGRIAGRAILMAGPPSTGKTALAMAMTQTLGSDVPFVMLTASEVFSLEISKTESLTQAFRRAIGVRIKEETELIEGEVVEIQVDRSVTGATKTGRLTLKTTDMETVYDLGSKMIDQLQKEKVLAGDVVSIDKASGRISKLGRSFGRAKDYDAMGADTRFVACPDGELQTRKEVVHTVSLHEIDVINSRTQGFLALFAGDTGEIKPELRAQINGKVAEWREEGKAEIVPGVLFIDEVHMLDIECFSFLNRAMENELAPLVVMASNRGITRIRGTKYKSPHGIPADLLDRMLIISTNRYEEDEMREIVKIRAEEEDVRLSPAALDLLATMGIQTSLRYSLNLIAPSSLLAQRRKSPQTDVEDVRMAYKYFCDVERSAQYAKETSGMMFGETEEINGGMEVDA; from the exons ATG GCGGCCAACATCTCACTTCAGCCAACATCTATGCGCGATGTCACAAAGATGGAACGTATCG GTGTTCATTCCCACATTCACGGTCTCGGTCTTGACTCTAACCTTGAACCTCGGGCGTCATCACAAGGCATGATCGGTCAAGGAAAGGCGCGAAAAGCTGCAGGTGTGATTTTGAAGATGgttcaagaaggaagaatagCGGGCAGGGCGATCTTGATGGCTGGTCCTCCTAGTACAGGCAAAACAGCTCTGGCTATGG CAATGACACAGACATTGGGGAGCGATGTCCCATTTGTGATGCTCACGGCTTCTGAGGTGTTTTCTCTCGAG ATCTCGAAAACGGAGTCTTTGACTCAAGCGTTCCGAAGGGCTATTGGTGTGAGGATAAAGGAAGAGACAGAGTTGATTGAGGGTGAAGTGGTGGAGATTCAGGTGGATAGGAGCGTCACTGGT GCTACAAAAACCGGTCGATTGACTCTGAAGACAACCGACATGGAAACTGTGTACGACCTTGGTTCTAAAATGATCGATCAGCtgcaaaaggaaaaggtcTTAGCCGGCGATGTTGTTAGCATTGACAAAGCCAGCGGAAGAATTTCCAAGCTAGGAAGGAGTTTCGGGAGAGCAAAGGACTACGATGCCATGGGAGCGGAT ACTCGATTTGTTGCTTGCCCTGACGGCGAGCTCCAAACGCGCAAGGAGGTCGTCCACACAGTTTCTCTCCACGAAATCGATGTAATCAATTCTCGAACGCAAGGCTTCCTTGCTCTCTTTGCCGGCGATACTGGCGAGATTAAGCCCGAGCTTCGGGCTCAAATTAACGGCAAAGTTGCCgagtggagggaggaaggcaagGCCGAGATTGTCCCTGGCGTTTTATTCATTGATGAAGTGCATATGCTCGATATCGAGTGCTTCTCATTCCTCAACCGGGCTATGGAGAACGAGTTGGCGCCGTTGGTAGTGATGGCTTCCAACCGAGGCATCACGAGGATAAGAGGAACCAAGTATAAGAGCCCACATGGTATTCCAGCAGACTTGTTGGACAGGATGTTGATCATCTCCACAAACAgatatgaagaagatgagatgcGTGAAATTGTCAAGATCAG agctgaggaagaagacgtcCGACTCTCACCCGCTGCTCTTGACCTTCTCGCCACCATGGGTATCCAAACTTCCCTCCGTTATTCGCTCAATCTTATcgcgccttcttctcttcttgcacaGAGGAGAAAGTCACCACAAACAGACGTGGAAGATGTCAGAATGGCTTATAAATATTTCTGTGATGTCGAGAGGAGTGCGCAATATGCGAAGGAAACAAGCGGTATGATGTTTGGAGAAACTGAAGAGATTAATGGAGGGATGGAGGTTGATGCTTGA
- a CDS encoding hypothetical protein (HMMPfam hit to RRM_1, RNA recognition motif. (a.k.a. RRM, RBD, or RNP domain), score: 75.1, E(): 1.9e-19) produces MSKDSKSSTKMRTPKSERTPEEQARRDAKKAAKKAAKLAEVVPEPRPEGSQAEEAEMAPTAEGVPTSPETKKRKREVVVEGEELEIDVSAPAPLSKAELRAARKKAKRGDAVPYAPKVRDYEKVPKSKVQSEEGNEGEKDVSGSGKRQNSVWIGNLAFKTTPEGLKEFLEKGVTELGGKGEGSVTRVNLPKKSNKAGFSENKGFAYVDFATPELQELGVQLSEHNFEGRRLLIKKGDDHNPTANARTPKPLSTKAQDIGSSSKRPETSTLYMGNLPFDATEEALRDLIESNAPDREIVDEEGAEEIGARGGKKSGLKKVRLAAFEDTGRCKGFAFLDFISARHAKFSLGNRKNHFFNGRRLNLEFASEEAAKRSGVARPKEKTKEKYNKHRAGPGVDDESTENATENSGDKRGKKWESSGRPRPGAALAMAKRENVAIVEGAGQKITFD; encoded by the exons ATGTCCAAAGACTCCAAATCAAGTACCAAGATGCGTACGCCCAAGTCTGAGAGAACTCCCGAAGAACAGGCAAGGAGGGACGCGAAAAAAGCTGCAAAGAAGGCCGCTAAACTTGCCGAAGTTGTTCCAGAGCCCAGACCTGAAGGAAGCCaagcggaagaagcagagatgGCTCCTACTGCGGAAGGGGTACCTACTTCTCCCGAGACAAAGAAGCGAAAGCGAGAGGTTGTtgtggaaggtgaagagctCGAAATCGATGTCTCAGCGCCTGCACCTCTTTCCAAAGCTGAACTTCGTGCGGCACGAAAAAAGGCCAAGCGTGGGGACGCTGTCCCCTACGCTCCCAAGGTTAGAGATTACGAAAAGGTTCCCAAATCAAAAGTACAATCAGAAGAAGGTAACGAGGGGGAAAAGGACGTCTCTGGTTCAGGCAAAAGACAAAACTCGGTGTGGATTGGAAATTTGGCCTTCAAGACTACACCTGAAGGACTAAAGGAATTCTTGGAAAAGGGTGTAACGGAGCTCGGAGGCAAGGGAGAGGGGAGCGTCACAAGAGTCAATTTGCCGAAGAAAAGCAATAAAGCTGGGTTCTCCGAGAACAAGGG CTTCGCCTATGTTGACTTTGCTACCCCTGAGCTTCAGGAGCTTGGTGTTCAACTGAGCGAACACAATTTCGAAGGCCGCCGCCTTCTCATCAAAAAAGGTGATGACCATAACCCGACTGCCAACGCTCGTACACCCAAACCCCTCTCTACCAAGGCTCAAGACAttggctcttcttcaaagcgACCAGAAACTTCCACTTTATACATGGGTAACCTCCCCTTCGATGCCACGGAGGAAGCTTTACGTGATCTCATCGAGAGCAACGCTCCCGATAGGGAAATTGTagacgaggaaggtgcGGAGGAGATTGGTGCCAGGGGTGGCAAGAAGAGCGGTTTGAAGAAAGTTAGACTAGCTGCTTTCGAGGATACTGGAAGGTGTAAAGG ATTTGCGTTCCTTGACTTTATTTCTGCTAGACACGCCAAGTTCTCTCTCGGCAACAGGAAGAACCACTTTTTCAATGGGCGCAGACTAAATCTTGAA TTTGCttctgaagaagcagcTAAGCGCAGTGGTGTTGCTCGacccaaggagaagactaAGGAAAAGTACAATAAACACCGAGCAGGGCCTGGTGTGGATGACGAATCGACCGAAAACGCTACTGAAAATTCAGGCGACAAGCGTGGTAAGAAATGGGAGAGCAGCGGAAGACCTCGACCTGGTGCAGCTTTGGCCATGGCCAAGAGAGAGAACGTTGCGATTGTGGAAGGTGCAGGACAGAAAATCACTTTCGATTAG
- a CDS encoding hypothetical protein (HMMPfam hit to Mpv17_PMP22, Mpv17 / PMP22 family, score: 57.3, E(): 4e-14), translating into MAGLMGKYAAFLTRRPVLGNMISSAVLFGTGDVIAQQLIEKKGADHDLPRTARIVTWGGILFAPTVNLWFRTLERIPIRSRWPATFARVGLDQFGFAPVILSGFFTAMTFMEGKDFNAAKVKWHESFFPTLQANWMLFIPFQILNMGLVPLQYRLLAVNAVNIPWNAFLSLQNAKGRKAEEDPVAISKKE; encoded by the exons ATGGCCGGTCTTATGGGAAAATACGCTGCGTTTTTGACGAGGAGACCTGTGTTGGGAAACATGATCTCTTCAGCT GTTCTTTTCGGGACTGGGGACGTTATCGCCCAGCAGCTCattgagaagaaaggagcCGACCATGATTTGCCCCGTACAGC TCGTATCGTTACCTGGGGTGGTATTCTCTTTGCTCCAACCGTGAATTTGTGGTTCAGGACCCTCGAGCGGATTCCCATCAGATCTCGATGGCCAGCCACCTTCGCACGAGTCGGCCTGGACCAGTTTGGTTTCGCGCCTGTCATTCTGTCTG GATTCTTTACCGCAATGACCTTCATGGAGGGCAAGGACTTTAACGCCGCCAAGGTCAAGTGGCACGAG tccttcttccccactTTGCAGGCGAACTGGATGCT TTTCATCCCCTTCCAGATACTCAACATG GGC cttgttcctcttcaatACCGACTTCTTGCGGTCAACGCTGTCAATATCCCCTGGAAtgctttcctctctctccaaaatgccaagggaaggaaggccGAGGAAGACCCTGTTGCTATCTCCAAGAAGGAGTAA
- a CDS encoding hypothetical protein (Match to ESTs gb|CF194894.1|CF194894, gb|CF194842.1|CF194842, gb|CF187502.1|CF187502; HMMPfam hit to Gln-synt_C, Glutamine synthetase, catalytic domain, score: 240.2, E(): 3.7e-69): MSPSPTENAPTNLEELEELLKNDNKVKVAGVDVEGVLRGKIMSKAKLLSSVKSEGFNFCSVIFGWDIHDQAYNKELLVANWDNGYRDLFAVIDLSTFRRLKWEKDIPFFLCRFVIPETGEVLPVDPRSLIAKVTDKGEAMGYKCMSGAEFEYFQFAETTKSLADKNFRNLNPLTPGMHGYSILRPTLNMDYFHDLYDMAVNFGIEVEGHHTETGPGVFETALGYTDASRMADNACLFKLVAKSIGMKYGISPTFMAKPWGDLPGCSGHIHVSLQDKNGKNIFAVSDEEAANGGRKDAAFEDLKYLSQEGEWFLAGLLEGMPDVVPMFCPTINSYKRLQGGQAMWAPDTATYGYDSRAASVRLLTAPGVPGYATRFEVRVPGADMNPYFAMSAIFALGLRGIEQKRVLPYGPIGSSGVSRDTVKHLPTSLDSATEAFMKKDSLAREVFGNFFVDHYGGTREHEVELHRKAVTDWEVARYFELV, encoded by the exons ATGTCCCCGTCACCAACAGAGAACGCCCCAACCAACCTCGAAGAACTCGAGGAGCTGTTGAAGAACGACAACAAGGTCAAAGTAGCAG GCGTGGATGTTGAAGGTGTGCTCAGAGGCAAGATCATGAGCAAGGCAAAGCTGCTTTCATCGGTCAAGTCTGAAGGCTTCAACTTTTGTAGCGTTATCTTTGGATGGGATA TCCATGACCAGGCTTACAACAAGGAACTCCTTGTCGCCAACTGGGATAATGGATATCGTGATTTGTTCGCTGTTATCGACCTTTCTACCTTTCGCCGATTgaaatgggaaaaggatattccttttttcttgtGCCGATTTGTCATTCCGGAAACGGGAGAAGTCCTCCCTGTTGACCCCAGAAGCCTGATTGCAAAGGTCACGGACAAGGGGGAAGCTATGGGGTACAAGTGCATGAGTGGTGCCGAATTCGAA TACTTTCAGTTCGCCGAAACTACCAAATCATTGGCAGACAAGAATTTCAGGAATCTAAACCCTCTTACCCCTGGCA TGCACGGTTATTCTATCTTACGGCCTACACTTAATATGGACTATTTCCACGATCTGTATGACATGGCCGTTAACTTTGGAATCGAGGTCGAAGGACATC ACACGGAAACCGGCCCCGGAGTGTTTGAAACCGCACTCGGATACACTGATGCTTCCAGAATGGCCGATAATGCCTGCTTATTCAAGCTTGTCGCCAAGAGCATCGGTATGAAATACGGTATCTCTCCTACTTTCATGGCTAAACCTTGGGGAGAT CTTCCTGGATGCTCTGG CCACATTCACGTTTCACTGCAAGACAAGAACGGCAAAAACATCTTTGCAGTCTCTGATGAGGAGGCGGCCAATGGTGGCAGAAAGGACGCTGCTTTCGAGGACCTCAAGTATCTATCacaagaaggagagtggTTCCTGGCCGGCTTGCTTGAAGGCATGCCTGACG TGGTGCCGATGTTCTGCCCTACCATCAACTCCTACAAACGGTTACAAGGGGGACAG GCTATGTGGGCTCCTGACACAGCGACATACGGCTATGACTCTCGAGCAGCCTCTGTACGATTACTCACGGCCCCAGGCGTGCCGGGTTATGCTACCCGATTTGAAGTTCGAGTACCCGGTGCCGAC ATGAACCCTTACTTTGCCATGTCAGCCATCTTCGCTCTCGGTCTTCGTGGTATTGAGCAAAAACGAGTTTTGCCTTACGGCCCCATCGGCTCTTCCGGCGTCTCTCGCGATACTGTGAAGCACCTTCCTACATCGTTGGACAGTGCAACGGAGGCATTTATGAAAAAGGATAGTTTAGCGAGAGAGGTTTTTGGTAACTTTTTTGTGGACCATTACGGAGGGACCAGGGAGCACGAGGTTGAGCTGCATAGAAAGGCTGTTACTGATTGGGAGG TTGCTCGTTACTTTGAGTTGGTGTAA
- a CDS encoding hypothetical protein (HMMPfam hit to UDG, Uracil DNA glycosylase superfamily, score: 260.4, E(): 3e-75), translated as MSPKARSISSYFIKPTAATASAASQKPVSTAARDLAASPSNQSKENIENVSPNADKGSATPASGLAKKRKLDEASTNATPTGKMAKVTESASNTLSFKPLRATSIAQFRERIAGRPSLLSLLELEMSSMGEDWFLALQEEFTKPYFVKLKEFITAEQQNKKVFPPAGDIYSWSRFCPLKDVRVVIIGQDPYHDDGQAHGLAFSVRKGVRIPPSLRNMYQEMAQEVPGFVQPKHGDLTEWAKHGVLLLNTSLTVRAHEAGSHAKAGWDQFTAAVLKVVTNRLAPASESNVGGNGVVFMAWGAHAAKMCAGIDTNKHLLLKSAHPSPLSASRGFFGNGHFKKANGWLEERYGAGGGIDWKSLGA; from the exons ATGTCCCCAAAAGCGCgctcaatctcttcctaCTTCATCAAGCCAACTGCAGCAACCGCGTCAGCCGCGTCCCAGAAACCTGTCAGCACTGCAGCTAGAGACCTTGCGGCAAGCCCATCGAATCAGTCTAAAGAGAACATTGAGAACGTGTCACCAAATGCTGATAAGGGCAGCGCTACGCCCGCCTCTGGGCTagccaaaaaaagaaaacttGACGAGGCCTCTACGA ACGCGACACCAACGGGCAAGATGGCCAAAGTGACAGAGTCTGCTAGCAACACTCTCTCCTTTAAACCTCTACGCGCGACTTCTATCGCCCAGTTTCGTGAACGAATCGCCGGACGCCCATCGCTTCTCTCCTTGCTGGAACTTGAAATGTCATCCATGGGAGAAGACTGGTTCTTGGCGCTTCAAGAGGAGTTCACAAAGCCTTACTTTGTCAAG CTGAAGGAATTTATCACTGCTGAacaacaaaacaaaaaagtTTTCCCTCCTG CTGGGGACATTTACTCCTGGTCTAGGTTTTGTCCATTGAAGGACGTTCGCGTAGTCATCATTG GCCAAGACCCTTATCAC GATGATGGACAAGCCCATGGTCTCGCCTTTTCAGTTCGAAAAGGCGTAAGgatccctccttctttaAGAAATATGTACCAAGAGATGGCCCAAGAGGTCCCTGGATTTGTTCAGCCGAAACATGG CGATCTGACTGAATGGGCGAAACATGGCGTATTACTGCTCAACACTTCCCTTACTGTTCGTGCACACGAG GCTGGCTCTCACGCAAAAGCAGGATGGGATCAGTTTACAGCAGCTGTACTCAAGGTCGTCACAAACCGCTTGGCACCTGCTTCTGAATCAAATGTCGGTGGAAATGGAGTCGTCTTCATGGCATGGGGAGCCCATGCAGCAAAGATGTGTGCTGGCATCGATACG AACAAGCACTTGTTGCTTAAATCCGCACATCCAAGCCCTCTTTCTGCCAGTCGAGGATTTTTCGGAAATGGTCATTTTAAGAAAGCTAACGGGTGGCTTGAAGAGAGGTATGGGGCCGGTGGAGGTATTGACTGGAAGAGTTTGGGCGCTTAA
- a CDS encoding hypothetical protein (HMMPfam hit to DUF427, Domain of unknown function (DUF427), score: 84.6, E(): 2.5e-22) produces MSADQQIAVYLRGKVLAQAMTSDCEHVEGNWYFPDHALVGRERFSQSDTHTHCPWKGEASYYNYQGDEGLIKDIAWYYPQPKKGAEKVEGRVAFHVGKVDGLKLGEPSI; encoded by the exons ATGTCCGCCGATCAGCAAATCGCCGTCTATCTGCGAGGCAAGGTCCTCGCTCAAGCTATGACATCGGATTGCGAACATGTCGAAGGAAA CTGGTACTTCCCTGACCATGCGCTTGTTGGGCGGGAACGTTTTTCGCAGAGCGACACTCACACTCACTGCCCGTGGAAAGGTGAAGCAAGCTATTACAACTACCAAGGGGACGAGGGCCTCATCAAAGACATAGCCTG GTACTATCCGCAGCCGAAAAAAGGTGCTGAGAAAGTTGAAGGCCGTGTGGCCTTCCACGTAGGGAAAGTAGACGGACTCAAGCTCGGGGAGCCTTCCATCTGA
- a CDS encoding hypothetical protein (Match to ESTs gb|CF194869.1|CF194869, gb|CF193122.1|CF193122, gb|CF193121.1|CF193121; HMMPfam hit to V-ATPase_H, V-ATPase subunit H, score: 217.2, E(): 3.1e-62), whose amino-acid sequence MATTVHPIPPPFFSPYLDDQCNKINAKPVPWEGYQRAKLLSADELSLLKSLSKLPSAQRPTVLATQGPQYAKLYIDLLRKLQRVDTVQAVLVSISDMLADNSTIPYFHNLASPEHPDDPYGPIVKCLSMDEEFPVLGSLRILSLLIATDPKPFPNDLVPTLLSSLQKLLNGSRLPLWEVAAQVLGAVLGTKQFRKFVWNEENCLSGLIKSLKTNPNPQAQYWAITCLWQLSFEKEVAENLDKKYDVVAILTDIAKAAVKEKVTRVVVATFRNLLAIAPSQNLPSMFVTKLLPFIVSLQSRKWSDEEIVEDLDYLKDELKSRLDGLSTYDEYVKELESGHLVWSPAHETDDFWKENGIRIGQEEGGKAVKRLVELITTSKDPLVLAVATHDIGQFVKYGGDRSKQIIDNLHGKTRVMELMSHENADVRYQALMTVQRLMSQHWSK is encoded by the exons ATGGCCACGACTGTACACCCTATTCCacctcccttcttctccccttaCCTAGATGACCAGTGCAACAAGATCAACGCTAAACCTGTTCCGTGGGAG GGTTACCAGAGGGCAAAGCTTCTTTCAGCAGATGAACTTTCACTTTTGAAGTCTCTCAGCAAGCTT CCCTCCGCTCAACGACCTACGGTACTGGCTACTCAAGGGCCTCAGTATGCTAAGCTTTACATCGACTTACTTCGAAAGCTTCAAAGAGTAGATACCGTTCAGGCGGTGCTTGTATCTATCAGCGACATGCTCGCTGACAACTCGACCATCCCATACTTTCACAATCTTGCATCGCCGGAGCACCCTGACGATCCTTACGGGCCTATCGTCAAGTGTTTGAGtatggatgaagaatttCCTGTCTTGGGAAGCCTGAGGATATTGTCACTTTTGATTGC CACCGATCCCAAGCCCTTCCCCAACGACCTCGTTCCCACTTTACTCTCATCCCTCCAAAAGCTCTTAAACGGCAGTCGATTGCCTCTATGGGAAGTTGCAGCCCAGGTCCTCGGTGCTGTTCTCGGGACTAAACAGTTCAGGAAGTTCGTatggaatgaagaaaatTGCCTCTCAGG GCTTATCAAATCTTTGAAGACGAACCCCAACCCCCAAGCGCAATATTGGGCTATCACTTGTCTTTGGCAATTGTCGTTCGAGAAAGAAGTGGCGGAGAACTTGGACAAGAAGTATGATGTCGTGGCGATCCTGACCGATATAGCTAAGGCTGCggtgaaagaaaaagtcaCTCGGGTTGTAGTGGCTACTTTCAGG AACCTACTCGCCATCGCGCCTTCCCAgaaccttccttccatgTTTGTTACAAAACTGCTACCCTTCATTGTTTCTCTTCAGTCGCGTAAATGGTCCGATGAGGAGATTGTTGAAGACCTTGACTACCTCAAGGATGAGCTCAAGTCTCGCTTGGATGGGCTTAGCACCTATGACGAGTACGTCAAGGAGCTTGAGAGTGGTCATTTAGTCTGGTCACCTGCACATGAGACGGATGACTTttggaaggagaatggaaTTAGGATTGGGCAGGAAGAGGGCGGGAAGGCGGTCAA GCGCTTAGTCGAGCTTATCACGACAAGTAAAGatcctcttgttcttgcTGTTGCCACGCATGATATCGGTCAGTTTGTCAAGTACGGTGGTGACCGATCTAAACA AATCATCGACAACCTGCACGGCAAGACGCGTGTGATGGAACTGATGAGCCACGAGAATGCGGACGTAAGGTATCAGGCGTTGATGACGGTGCAGAGATTGATGAGCCAACACTGGTCAAAGTAA